The Tachysurus fulvidraco isolate hzauxx_2018 chromosome 4, HZAU_PFXX_2.0, whole genome shotgun sequence DNA window GGCCCTGATAACTCCCTCGATATTGCTACTTACAATAAATGCATTTTGTTGGAGATACATGATGACAAATTAAAGGCTATGGTTAATGAGGTGAATGCTTTAGACATGACAATCGATCCTCTTTAAtgcacacactccaacacataCCTGGAACTCTCGAGAGTTCTGTAGCAAAGCCATGTTCTGTTCTGCTGTAAAACAATCCCTCAGAAGGAATTTCTCATGGATTGCTCATTTTGATGACTTAGCTAGCTCAATGTACCGATAtggaacagagagaaaaaagtttCACTCTGAAAGAATAAAACTTAACAGAGCACTTCTTCATTCACATGTGTTCGTGTAGCTGACACAACTGCATTAACATGATTGAGAGAAGCAATTGCTTCCTCACAATAGAAAAGTTGCTACCCGACAATAGATATTTATACATGTAACTTTTATTAATAACGGTGTGTAATGTCAGCTAGTTAGTCATGGACTCAAAGCTCCAAATTATTACTacaatttacagcatttagcatttacattttcagtattaTCTTGGGGTTAAGCTGCTAATCAGTCATTACTATCGTATGGTTCTGAGACTGTAATTTCAACCCTCAAAGACACACCATGGGAATGAATAGCGCCATGATGTCCATTTGTATAAGCATACAGTCATTGGAGCCAACACAATCCCTCTGCATCGGTGCTCTTAATGTGTGTTCTTGCCTAGGTGAGTGCTGACCACTGCAGTGGTCaagaaatcatcatcatcacactgtactgtacttggCCACCAGTGAACAAAGGCCTCCATAAAAAGCAACACATGGTGAAATACACAATATGGTAGTACTTTGCACTCAGTCAAAATTTTGTACACTATATTAGAACAATTAAGCATCATATAGCATAACTGTGGTATATACAGTGAGAAAATCTTCCTGGGATCCAAGATGCGAAAAACAAGGTGTTGTAGCAAATGCCTTTCATGTGACAGCCTGCTCACAAGCCCACAGAGCTCGAAATAGCTTGCACCATTTGCCATACTTTTATTCATACTCTTTAATCATGATaggtacattttattaaaatcgTTTTCCCATTTGTGacagcaagatttttttttaaaccatcagCATGACTAAAGAGTTGAAACGCAATCATAAATCCTCACATATCGAAGTTTCTCTGCTTTCGAGACAAAAATGACAGTCATGTTAGGACAAATTTGGTGTTGCTAATAtaacatttttactttaatggTGCTCAGAAAGAGCTGTTTGATATCATATAGCAACAAGATTGCTTTGTTGCTTATCACATGTGCAGCAAGCACAGCTGTGCTGACTCTCATGATTCATATTTTGAAGCTGCAGGCACTGACTTCCACGTCTCAGACTATTAAAGGTTTCTTTTCCTCCAAAGCATTGCTGCAGGCTACCTGCAAAATAATTTTCATCTCCTACTCCTGGTACTTCTCAAAGTATACCGTAACTGTGACTCTTTCTGTCTTACACCCTTtgcccccaccccccacccccacataCAAATAACTGCAGATAAAATAGGCAACTAAAGAACaaaccaaattaaaaaaacactggaTATCAGTTTTCCAGTTATGGAAACAGAACCATTTATTATCAAGTACAAGAATAtcaaatgaaggaaaaaaaaggcccATGAGAtcacaaaatgttttgtttcagtCCTCCTTCAGTAACTTGCTTATAGTACAGAGGATCAATGCTCTGGGGGtgatcccacaatatatatttatttataaattaaatgaattgttCAATAATTTTCTTAATGATTACAATTTTCTCATTGCAGATTTAGTCTGCAGTCACAATATGAGTTCAAAGGCATCCACCTGCACCCTGGCTCAACATTACTGATAATAATCCAATAACTTTATAAGTTGGCAAGGAAACTTTACTACGGGCAACGAACCTAAAACAGGCCCAGTTATTCCCCTGCACTAGCCCCAGTTAAAAGAGCGTCCAACCAGCTGGTAGAAATTGTGATTGTGCTGGCGGAAGTAGGAGCGGAGCTGCTCCAGAACCGTGCTGTTCACTGGAGGATGAGGTCGCCCTTTGGACTCATGCAGGCATCTTTCTCTCCCATCGCTGCGGATGCAGTAGAAGCCCTTGGTCTGGTTGAAGTAGAAGTTGGAGGCCACTATCCGTGGTGGCAGCTCGAGGAAATGCTCCACCTTTCGCAGCTCTGACAAAGGGTTATGAATCAGCATGTCCCCATCCACAATGTGGATCTGTTTCAGAGGGAAGTGAAGGAGCCAGTTCCTCATATATGTGTCGTAGAGACTGCGCTGAATGGCCTTGTAGCGTGTGTTAAGTGCCCCGTTTCTGACCAGCATGTCCTCTATGGCATGAACAGGCTTGTGGTTCTCCAGCCGATTGAAGTACACCTGCGTGTAATCGGAGATCACTCGCTCGACCGGGTCTCTCAAGATGAGCAGGAGTTTCATTGAGGAGTTCATGGCATGGATACGGGGTGGAGCTGAAGGTGAGGTGAAGTAGCCTGGAGTCTTTTCAATGGTTATCTGGTGAGGATATGAATACGGCATAAGGTCATGGTACCACTCTAGGCCCTTGGCATAGTTTTCATCCCAGTCAAAGAAGTGAACTTCAgtagctgctgctgctacttCAGGGTGAATGTCCAGCATCTCCAGAAGAGCACGCGTGCCACCTTTACGGACACCAATGATAATGCTGTGAGGGAGGTGCTTGCTGGTGCCAGGTGGGGGCACCAAGGATGGGGTGACTGTCTCATTATCCAGATATCCAGGGCCTGAGGTTGGTGCACTGGGCCACATCTGGATAAAATCTGGAGGCGCAGCATATGTCTGTAGGACCAGAAGGAACACAGATCCCAGCAGGGCAGCCATGGACAGAGAGAGCAGCAGGGAGAAGGGCAGCCAACAGATGGGAATGGTAATTGGCGGCGTTGTAGCAGTACACTGGGGAAAAGTCTCAGGGAGATCACAGAGCCAGGGCACAGTCAGGCTGGCAGTTGTGAGTGGCATTCATGGCAAGCCATCTTGGGTGGGCAGGAGAAAGTGGAGGATGAGTAACCTCTGGTCTGCAAGAAATCtgccaaagaaaaaagaaaaaaatgaaagaagacaTTAGAGATACATTTCAATCTAGTAGACAAGGACATCAGACCAGTGTTTTTTAAAAGCTATCAGCCAAATAACAGAAGCACAGATTCCATGGGAAGCATACAAAAGCCTTCCTTCATGCTTTTactgaaagaaaatatttggCTCAAATTTCCTGGAGCAGTTACAATCAGTTCCTGATACAAAATGCCAGTGACAAAACATGGCATACTTCCAGAACAACAAGGCCAAAACACCCCCATGACTACAATATTGTGATTTTCTCTCAGATCGattacttttttcttatttttatttgttctgaACTACATCTTTCCACACAGTTTtcaatgagaaataaaacatgcaagCCTCCAACTGGAGCAAGACAGTATTTTTCGTGTTCACTTAAAGAGGGTTTTTATTCAACACAGTTCAAAACAGGGCAGGATCAAAGCCTGAGCTGTggccaaaagaaaagaaaagaaaaaaaagaaagacagaagaataaaaaagaatgcAAGCTCAAAGAAAATGCCTACTCACTGCTTTAACAATCTAGCATTTGCATGCAAATATATGGATTTACCACATCTGTTTTTAATGCTTCATCAATTCCTGGCCCGTGAAAAATGCAACAGTTATTCTGTTAGTCTAAACagtcagcacctccaagtcaaAATATTCCCCTAGTTAAAGGTCACTTTCATGGTATTTTTACTCCACACTAAAAGCTGATTAAACCTCACAGCTCCAGCGCACACTAATAGTGAGCAGCTTTGTTTTCCCAGAGAAATGCCTGGATTTCAACTTTGAGTAAGAGCAGCAGGCTGCGTCAGTCATAGACGTACCAGATGTTCTGTCCTGACTTTCATCAGTTACTGCACGCTGGATCATTACACTCTGATTCAAATAAACCAACAATTAAGTTAATTATCTGTTCAATGGCACACACGGTTCTTTTGAAGAGGTTAGACTCTTGACTGCTTTACACATGTCGTTCAGTGCTCCACGATCGACACCTGCCCCCGCCTGGGTTACACTCTGCTGTGTCTGACTGGGAGGAAGAGGACTGGGAGAGATGTGCAAGGAGAAAAAGGCTGTGATGCTGGGGTGATGCACAGTGACATGACTGCTTGCCTGTCAGTGATACAATGGCAAAGGAGCCATCAGTGAAAACAGCCAGAAGTTGCTATGCATTTGTTGTCAAATTTTAAACAGTTCACCATGGATCTGCACACATATCTGTGTCCAGATACTTATTTTAGGCTGTACAATTTGTCTCTCTAGAATTGATATGCTAAGAGTAGGCACAGGAGCAAGAATCAGGAGATTAATTGTATGGCTAGTCTTGCAGATATCAATGTGAACTACAGCAAACCACCAGTTAATTTTCTCGcttttaaatctatatttatatcacaTCTGCTCCCATAGAACATAATTAGCTAATCATTCTCTCCATAAAGGGACCAGGCcagcaaattaaaaatattaagctTAATAAATCCTGGTATCTGCTACTACAGATGGTCTAAGTGGTGTGTAATAGTGAGTAATGAATtagcaaaggtgtgtgtgttttagatgaAAGTCCCTACACTGAGAAAAGGGGGAAAATATAGCAGATTTTAATATTCACTGGTGCcagtgggggaggggggggggagagagagaaatgaaatgtctcatactgtatatggcgGCCCTTAGGTTGAGACAGAAAGTTggtctttattatttttcaacaATGCACAAAAGATCATAATTAGTGTATTATTTGTGATGCTTTATTTTGATTAATGCATGTacctttattttaatatatattttttaatttattcatgtaatttagagataaaaaaagctaaatttaaTGATACAAGAATGCcatatcaattttttttaaattctttctttatccAGTGCAATGCTTACTTGTCATTGATATTTACccacattttatatttctgtggTGAACTAATGCACAGGATTAATTCAGTTGTTTAAAATTCCAAATAGCTTCCAAGtcactatacagtatgtgctctCTACATGGAGTATAACATAATGGTGTTGTACAGCCAATACAACAAAGGAATAGTTGGTATAAGTGCCTGTTGgatatgaataaatgattaaatggaATAACACTTTAAtctcacacacttttatatatttaatcaaaACCATGATACATGATAAAACAGCTATACAGCTTTCTCTGAAAGTATGGGAACATCCATTAAGGCCAAATTATTTTGGCTATAGACTGATGACACACTGGTTggagggaaagaaaatgaataggAGAAGAAAGATAATTCCAAAGCTTTCATTTTCCTGATATTTATATCTACTTCAATCtttgtgaccctgtgtaggatatgGAGCCCATTCCCAAAGCCTAAGCCATCCCCTACCTCCAACATGCATGGCCGTGTTTCTATGTTTGAGTTTATATGTgtagattctttctttctccacactttgCCCTTTCTGTCACTTTGCTAGAGGTTTAtcttgctgttgctgctgttgttcaTACTGGTGATAAGTGAATTTCATCTTGTGATATGGCCTCTATATTTCTGCTATCAGTGCTGGATTATGAGATCTTCACCCCTGTGAAGGTCAAATAGTcctgctttttttcttcctcagccCTCATAGTGTGTGTCTTCAACAGTTGTTTTCCTTGGCGAACTTGTTCCATGTCTGGTTGTTAGTAACCAatgttttcattctttttcaggATATTTCACACTGTTGTTTTGGCTATATCCAATGCCTGTGCAATAGCTCTGATTGATTTTCTCCCATTTCACAGCTTCCAAATGGCTTGCTTTTCTGCCATAGACAGCTCTGTGATCTTTATGTTGGTTTTTCAtctttaacaacaaatgcagtcttCACAGGTGAAACTCCCGGCTCAAAACAAAGGGCAGACGTGCATGTTATTAATAGCTTAAACAATCGATCTACCAGGGAAcaacacctgtcaatcaaattTTTCAATAGTTTCGATCACTTGAATAATGGGTGGGATCAAACAAAAGGTGTCATGttcttttaaagttttttaaaacCTCTAGATATAAATATCAGTAAAAAGATATTGCTGAAAGCTGGTATTCTGTCTTATATTCGCCTTTTGCTCTCTGACACAAATGTCATGCTATTGACCTTGCTGTTTCAATACCTTTGTGGGGAAttctatataaacaaataatcttagccaaaaaatatatatacacattttttaGACTTATTTTTGCCAATTTAGGTATAACCTAAGACCTTATTGATGTAttcaaagacaaagaaaatccACAGTAAATGCTTACATTTAATATACATTGtactcattttttatttctttgaaaTGAAAGATGCAGTGAAATTGTATAGAAATCTGTAACTGTCATATTGTAATTTCTAAcatagctgtaaaaaaaaaaatcaataagaaattctttaaaaaaatctttttaattctTGGAATTAAACTGTGCGACACAAAAATTCCTAACTCCAGTACAGAAGAGTCAAATTAAGCCTCATCTAGAGGCTGTTGGCTTTAAACATTAACTGAGTGAGTATTACAGTGAACTTGCTCTAACTTTACAACAGAAGGCTTTATCAGAATATTAATGTCGGCGCTACAGATTAGGGAACGGTActcggaaaaaaaaacatacaggaaACGGAACAATTCACTGCTGAACAACGTACAGAAAAGTAAACAAGACATCATAAATATCCCAGACTATGGAAAACAATATCTCAAGCAGAACCATgctcttttgtttctgttgagAACTCCAGTAATGACGAACTAAAACAGGCCTCTGGGAGTTCACACCTCCCTGAACTTTCCTTGCCTCTCATCGCTAATGCTCATAATAATATGCTCTCTCTGCCCTCTTTGCTTTCTGTTGTTTTCCCTTCTTCACTTTTCTTTAAACGATGGTTGTAGTTTATCTGACAAACTATAAACAGGGAGACAGCCAATTCCCACTTACCGAGGCTGCTGTAAAGAGTGTTCTCATTAGAGCCATGACTGCAGATGGCTGGAAATCGCCTGAACTTAATTCTGAAGTCCACTCAGTGCCAACGTTCTACATTGCATACATAATATAGGCAGCACATATCATTTTTAAGCCCTTCTTCAACCTTTCTTCCTCCATCTTAACACTTTGTCCTTTCTGACATTTTCTGACACAGTCTCTCCCTGCCTCCCTCCACTCATCTCTGTTGTCTTGTTgtagtctgtctctctctcaatctctcttgctctctctcttgacATGTGCCCTTCACTCCAGAGGCATCTCATGCACATTCAACTTCACTGCTGACTTTGCTTTTTTAAGTTGACTTTACCAGGGCACTCACATGCTTAataccatatttttttttttcaaaataaccCTACTCCTTATATCCTTAGCGGTCCTTATTCATATGCTCTCAGTATCGAAACATCTTTCAAATGCATCATGAAAGACacgtaaattttttttttcacaaattgTACTGCGAACAGCATGCTATATCTGAGTACAGATAGACATGGGTACATTGTGCTCATGCTGGTGTCAAACACAGAAAGAAGAGCTGAGCCAAGGTCAGTCATTATCACACGACTaatttaacttaaataaattaTCACCACAGAAAAATAGCCCGATCCAGACAGGATTATAGTCTCTGTGAGAAAgctataataacatttttacatgTCTCCTACATGATGAAAATCTTCACCTGGCTAACACTAACCTGGATGCTGGTTCACACATTTCATATGTTGATTTATGTGGGTAATCTTTTGGAATATGGAGAATATTACtggatcatttaaaaacatctttACATGTTGGCATCTAATGTTAGATGATGATTTGGCCCATTTTACCgaggagaggaagaaaaacTGGTGGCTGGTGAggatgagaataaaataaaaattacagccTGTTAAAATCTAATCACAACTCAACTGGGCTCCAAAGACTTTTCTTTTAtagcagttaaaaaaatataagcaGCAGAAAGTTTGAATGTTTGTCACATGttcctgcttttctttttttgtgtcaaaTACACAGATTTACTTCAGAGTATTGACTGGCTCGCACAGGGCACGAGTTTTACTGTTATGTcaaattatcattttttttctacatgtaAACGAACTcactgcgcgcacacacacacacacacacacacacacacacacacacacacacacacacacacacacacacacacacctttatgaTGCAGTGCACACATGTATGATTCACTCCATATCGCTTCACTGCTCCCTCTAGCTGGTCACATCAAGTTCAAGCCCTTGACAAAAGTTTACAATGCAACCAATGAAGCTTTACCGCCTACTCATGAGTGATAACattcttcctctccctctttctcccctcctctccctctTTGCTCCACAACCTCCGGCATACGGCTGAAAATAAAGCTCTTCCTAAAGCACTTGAATATTAATGCGGAGACACCCTTAACACttgtcctcagtgtgtgtctgtatctagatgaattctctcttttttttattacttgttTTCATCACAGTTCCTCATTTTAGCTCCATATTATTATTGCGTCATTACGTATCATTTGCATATTATTGGTAGCTTGGGTAGCCGCTTATGCCTGTGGCTCTACCAGTTTCTGTAACATCATCAGCTCACGGAATAGCTTTAAGCTCCTGATTTACCATTATAGAAACTCAGGATGAACAGTTTAATCATAAAGCATTCAGCTGTTTTCAGCAGAGTACAGCAGGTTGTAATATTATTACTCTGTAATCTGTGTAGTCTATATGAATAATAGAGTCCGATGATAGATTTTTTGAGGGGATTCTGCAGTAATACGCagtactttttttatataatccgTTTATAAtccatttaaaaatctttttttccctcttcatcATTTTGGTATAAAAGTCAAACTTTCAGTgatagattttatttcacaataattTCCTAAAATCATTCTTCATTTATCTGGACAGAAAGCTAGTCTAGCTGTGTACATCGGGGGTGTGGGAGCCCGACGGTGAAGACGCTAAACATCTGATCAGAAAGTCATGATTTCAAAGCCACCGCttacaagctgccactgctggacccttgagcaaggcacatgaCTCTTAATTTATTAGTTAtatctaaaatgagataaatgtacaGATAAGAGCATCCTCCTACTGCCATAGATATAAATCCAGACTCAGATCAATCGGCTGATTTCCCGAGTTACACACTTAATATGCTTAGTTTGTAATGTGAGtttcttgtactgtatgttgccaagtaatgtaaattaaatgaaattaacttTCATTCATcggtatactgtatatctatccAGCTTTCTCAGGGACATGCTACAGCTGCAGGGATCCAGAAAGAAAGGTTCTCATAATGTAGCAAGGCTGAGATCCAAACCTTAGATGATTTATGTTTGATAAGCGTAGCATGGTTAGGACGGAGGGAAAATATTTCTGGGAGTCATAAAGAAAGAACACAAAAGAACCACTGTTCCCAAACAAATCTGCATTTCTGATTACGCTTTGCATGCAACTTCTTTACCTCGGGTAATTACTTTTTCCTACTTTAGGGAAAAAATGTAGCAAGTGCAAGTAGGGCTATAAAACACCACTTGAATTACACTCATCAACCCCGCCAGACAAAAGAAGCGCACGAGTGTGTTTGATTATGTATAAGGGCCTATGAGGCAGGTGTGAAAACATTCTGTATTTAAACACTACTTTTAATCACAGCTTATTCTCTTGGGAGGAAGTTTATCACAGTAGCACCACCTGGTGGGTGTTGTCTTAACCTTTCCCTTCCTAAACAGTTCTACAGTCCCTCTGCTTGCTGCGCTAGCTAAAATCAGCAGCTCATCCATGCTCGCTCATATAATCCTCTTCAAGCAATAATTCAGGTCTTTAAAGTTCATGTCAGTACTGGGTAATCCTAATGGAGGCAGTGATGGGTTtcttggaggaaaaaaaaaccccagaacaCTGTAGGTGTGTGGAGCGTAGACTATTATAAGGATAATTACTGTCTGCTTCTAGTCCTGTGTTTGCACAGTAATCATTGTTAGCCTTGACAAAGACtgttaaaaaactttaaaattgACACTGAGGGCTGTTTAATGGCTTCTGAACAAAACACTATGGCTTTAGAAAGAAATGTTGTGCCAGGCAGAGggccagctttttttttttgtacaaaaagcatGGAACAGTTGGTTGCAATaagaaaatgattgaaattaAGCTATTTCTGAAGTACATGAATAAAAGGATATCCCACACAATACCAAAAATTAagagagataaaagagaaagacacaaaattctaatacaaatattataatGACAAAAGGTCCCTTAAAAGCCTAGTAGAATCAGCAATTCTGACCTTTGTGTGTACAAAGTATGATCTTCATTATAATCACGACCGAGGAAGCTAGCCTAGAGCAGGTCTAGGTGCttcaaatgaataattttaacatTCAAAATGATATTAAAGTTACAGGCACGCAACAAAGGAAAATAAAGGAAATTCGTCAGTCCTGGCTGTGGTTGCCATGGACACCATCTGAAATGACTTCAGTAATTTGGCCGATTCCAAAAACAAAGAGGTTCTGGAAGAAGATTTTGACACTAAATGTTACTCTGCGTGTGTGGGAGTAAGAAAGCAAGGGAAAAGGTGTCTGGACACCTGTGATTTTATCTGCCCTGATTCACACCCCCTCTGCACGACATGTTCATGCCCCCTATTGTTCTCAGCAATGTTCAGAATCCAGTGacccagataaaaaaaaaaaaataaaaaaaaaaaagcacgacTAGAAATCTCTATTAGTTATTTAGagaatgtgataaataaaaaatgcttgtgtgggtgtgtgtttgtgtgtacattgtATTGAGTGGGTTTGGCGGCTATTTAgcatcaaatgtaaaaacatcagTGAACACACCTAGTGGATATGAAGTGACTGCTCGCAATTCATCACTGTCAGTACCAATGCTAACATAGCTAACAGCACCAGTGAGTCTTTTGAGGTGCTATTGATGTCAGGGAAGTGCGTGTCGTAGATAATGAGGGTTTCCAATATAGAATGCGTCCTCTTATAAAAATCTGGCTCGAAGATTTAGC harbors:
- the hs3st1l1 gene encoding heparan sulfate (glucosamine) 3-O-sulfotransferase 1-like1: MPLTTASLTVPWLCDLPETFPQCTATTPPITIPICWLPFSLLLSLSMAALLGSVFLLVLQTYAAPPDFIQMWPSAPTSGPGYLDNETVTPSLVPPPGTSKHLPHSIIIGVRKGGTRALLEMLDIHPEVAAAATEVHFFDWDENYAKGLEWYHDLMPYSYPHQITIEKTPGYFTSPSAPPRIHAMNSSMKLLLILRDPVERVISDYTQVYFNRLENHKPVHAIEDMLVRNGALNTRYKAIQRSLYDTYMRNWLLHFPLKQIHIVDGDMLIHNPLSELRKVEHFLELPPRIVASNFYFNQTKGFYCIRSDGRERCLHESKGRPHPPVNSTVLEQLRSYFRQHNHNFYQLVGRSFNWG